In Eremothecium gossypii ATCC 10895 chromosome V, complete sequence, the genomic stretch TGGATCGTTTTGAACCGCTGGAACCCTTTCTCCAAGCACCCGAACGTCCCTAGCATGGCGGAGATACAGATGCGGCTGGGCTACGTCGCCTCCGTCAACGCGCTCGAGAAGGCAAAGACCACGCAGGGCGTCGTCTACTTCCGCCCCCCCATCGAGGACTACGCAACCCTCGACTTTGCCAAGTTCGAGGAGATATACCAGGTCGGCACCGCGTACGGCGCCACCTTCCTCCACGAGCTCGAACAAAACGGCAAGCTGCCGCGCATTCCGGGCAACGAGCCGGCCAACGGCCCTGGCATCCACCTGCTGCACCGCCGCAACAGCATCTAGCCTACGTACCGTATCATTAAGTCTACATACTGTACACATCTATCCTCATTcatctgctgctgccgttACAAGCGTCACGCTGTCCCCACGCACAAACACCATCTCCGAGCTCTTCGTTTCCGACTTCAGCTCCCCGTCGATCAGCTGGTAAATGGTCTCCTCTGCGTCAGAAAGCACAATGTTACAGTGCGAATCAAACGCCTGCAGTGTCCCGCTCAGCTTGCGTGCGCCCCTGAGCTTTACATACACTCTCTCATCTAGATTAAGCCTCAATAGGTCCAGTGGAGTATCTGACATCGTCAATTAGTACTGCCTGAGTTTTTATGTCTGCATTCCTCTGCACTTACTTAGTCTTCTTGATTGCGCTGAAACTTGCCGTCTGGCCAGCTTCACCGAATCCGGGTAACAATAGAAAATTTTATTCACGCTGCATCTGGCCGTAGAAGATGGAAAACTACTACACATTGAGCGGGAACCAAGAGGGCGTTGCTAGCTGTTATCGCATAGCAGAGGATTCAGAAGGCGTTATAAGCATGTGGGTGTTTCAGAGAGGGCTTCACAGCTCCCGGAGCGTGCTAGCGCGGACGCGGTACACCAAGCCAAAGCCGAAGCCGCCTCGTCGGAGCAAGGTGCGGGCGCCGACGCAGACAACACACCACGACACAGACCTGAAGGTGACTGCGCCGATTCCACCGGCGGCCGCGAACCTTGAGTGCAACCCGGAGCACCCGCTGTGGCAGTTTTTCGACGGAGGGCGGTTCATGCGTTcggcggaggagctggacgacAAATCGCGGCCGTGGACGGTGCCGGAGCTGCGGCGGAAATCATTCGACGACCTGCACTCGCTGTGGTACGCATGCCTGAAGGAGCGCAACATTCTGGCGCGTGAGATGCACCTGCGCCGGAACATGCAGGAAGAGGGATCTGCGCATGCGCAGCTAGATGAGCGGGTACGCACGACGATGTGGAGGATACGGCACGTGTTGAGCGAGCGCGACTGGGCATACCGGTTGGCCCACGCGGAGCTGGGCACGCAACaggcgccgctgctgcgcgaggtGGAGGAGGCGTTCCTGGCGGTGCCCGAGGCGGAGGACGGAGAGGCGTTTGACATGCTGGCgcggctgcagcgcgcTGTTTTTGGCATTAGCGAGTACATTGAAGAGAACTTGGTCGACCGCCGCTTTGTGGACGGCTTGAAATACATTGCCACGCTGAAGTTGCGGCGGTTCGCGCCGCGCGATGCGGCCGTGGAGCAGTTGCTGCAGGCATCGGAGGGCGGCATAACCGATGCCGGCGAGGCATTTGTGATCTTCACTGCGGAGAACACGCTTGCGGATGTGAAGGAGGCTGCGGACGCGGTCAACGAGTTGCGGGAACAGGGGAACAAGGTGGACCGCTACGAGGAGATTGCAACTGTTGCCCAGTATTTGAAAAAGCTGGCCAACGCTAAGAAGGTTGCTGCGTGAACCTGCAGCACTGCCGGCAGACATGTACATATATTGACTCTGTATATACAAGCAACTTGGGCACCCGCAATGGCGGACGCCCACACACTAAGTGCTGTATCTAATGCGCTTGGAAGCGGTCCGCAAAGGCCGGCCGGACGCCGAGAACTCAACGCCATCAAGAGCGACCTCGACCACCGCGGCCTCAGAGCCGGCTTCATGCAAAAAGTCTTTCTCCTCCACTTTACGTTTGGCTACTGCGACCTCCTGGTTGCTGGCCGGACCCTGCTTCGTGGCCGTGTCAGACTTGTTGATCTCCTGCGCGAAGAGCACGCCCTGCGCCCATCCGGCATAGGGGCCCCACTTTTGTATGAACATTTCCCGCACAAGCTCCAGCTCCATGTTCAGTTTCTTGCGCACACTGGGAAGGTCCTTGTATCGCGCTTTCAGCGCAGCGATCTTCGCTGCCGATGCATTGAACTTGTAGTCTCTTTGTGCGATCCTGTTGATGTGCACGTCTACAGGCACATGGTCGTCCATCTGCATGCCCATGAGGCAGACGCAATCTGCGACCTTCGGACCCACCCCCGGAACCTCCATAAACCGCTGACGGATCTCCTCCCGCGATATCATGTCTAGCCAGGATTCCAGGTGTTCAGTATCGCTCATGTGTGCCGGTTTACTTGAATCCATCCATTCTGCCGCAGCCATGATATACTTGGCGCGATACCCAAACCCCAAATCCCGCAGTGCGTCCTCGCTAGCGCCTTCCATCAGCTGCTTGCTGGTGGGGAATGAGTAGTATGGAGTACCGTCGAGCTCGCCGAGGAAGCTCCCGTACTGCGAACACAGTGCATGGCACATCTTCGTGATGCGCCCGATATTGTTGTTGCTAGAGCAAATAAACGAGCACAGTGTCTCCCAGGGTTCCTGTCGCAGTATTCGCACGCCACGATGTGTTTTCCCGATGAAACGTGTGTCTGCTTTCTGCCATTCTGCTAACAAAGCCTCTAGGTTCACCTCCATCCGTAGGTAGCGCATCAGCCATTGTCGTGCCGCCCCGCTGCAGTCGTCATCTTTATTCCCAGCTACGCTGAATTCAATACTGCACTGATCGGGCTGCTTCAATACAATAATACGATAGCCCAGCTTGTCATTTAGTAGCATGCTCGCGGAATAGTACCTTTTCTCATGATTCCAGATCCACCTGAACGCTTGACCACATTGCAATACATGGTCCAGGACTATTTCTCCCTTTGGGAATATCAATCTGTTAAACTTCATAACTGTCGATACAGCACTGACCTCGCTCTAATAATCAGCGTCACGGCGCTGGCTCGAGCATGTTTCGTGTATCTTGAAGATTTTTAATCGACATCTGACATACATTCTCTACAGTTCATATAACCCGCGGAGTGCAGGCGCACATAAGTATTGGAGTCAGTGATAACGGCAGGTTTCGCAACTACGGCAGCAGCGTGTGTTAACTGATTTTGCATAGCGTTAACTTCGGTGTTTACTGTATGTTAAAGTATTGTAGGCAGCTGAAGACGTTACACGCACTGCAGGTAAGAGGAACGATCCACGCAGGGTCCAAGAGCTATCTGGTGATGAAGAACAGATTAGAAGGTTCCTGGGCCTTTAATTCTGATGCGAAGAGATTTAAGCATGACGGGAGTATGgtgcaggagctggagggTGAAGGAAAGCGCGGTAACGCGAGCGTGCTAGAAGAGGCGTGGGACACAAGTGGGGACGATGACATTCTACAGCATATTGCCGCACTTGAGGAGCGACGTGGCGAGCCTGACCCCAGCATGTGCTCTGGTGTGGCATCGGGAACCCGTTTGGAAGTACAGATGCAACGTACAGAGGCAGAGATTAAGCAGTCAAAAGAAGCACCAGAGCCGCTGATAGAGCTTCCTGATGTGCAAATACTGGGCTCAAAAACTGTTGACTCCAAAGAGTCAATCAAGAATTCCGCTGCTGGGACCCAGGAGCTTGCGTTTTTAACTCAGCGCCCGACGCTTCACGAGCACATCTCCGCGGATCAGCCACAAGCTTCAGATCAACGCCCTTCTGCTTCTCCAAAGCGAGTGCAGTGCTTCATGCTGAGTGATGAGCAGCGTAATGTGCTAAAGCTGGCGGAAGAGGGTACCAATATATTTTACACAGGTAGCGCGGGGACCGGTAAGTCCATTCTTCTTCGGGAACTGATAAAGAAACTGAAAACGGTACATGGACGCCAGGGCGCTGTTGCGGTGACGGCTTCTACAGGTCTAGCAGCATGCAACATCGGCGGGATAACAGTGCACTCCTTCGCAGGCATAGGCCTGGGGAATAGTCCGAAGGAAAACCTTCTTAAGAAGGTCAAACGGTCGCGAAAGCACGTGCAACGCTGGCAGAATTGCAAGTGCCTGATTATAGATGAAATATCTATGATAGACGGCGAATTGCTCGATAAGTTGGACTACATTGCCCGCAAGATCAAAAAGAGCAAGGCCCCATTTGGCGGCATACAATTGATTTTATGCGGTGACTTTTTCCAGCTTCCTCCTGTCACAAGAGACAACCAACAACCCAATTTCGCATTTGATTCAGAAGCATGGAAGCAGGCAATTACCGCGACCATCGTCCTGACacgggtatatagacagCAAGGTGACACGAAGTTCATCCAGATGCTGAACGACATGAGGCTGGGCAAGATCTCTGAGGAAACGGAAGCGGAGTTCAGGAAGCTGTCGCGGCCGCTAGTTACTGATGATATTATACCGGCTCAGCTTTTTAGCACTAGAGTAGAGGTGGAGCGGGCTAACGGTAGTCAATTGGCAAAACTACCAGGCAAACGACGGGCATATAATGCAATAGATGGTGGAGATTTATCGGACGAGGAACTGAAACAAAGATTGCTCGCTAACTTTCTGGCTCCGAAGCGACTAGAACTTAAAGTCGGCGCACAGGTTATGAACATTAAGAACTTCGATGATACACTCGTAAACGGATCACTGGGGAAGGTCATTGACTTCATCGATGAGGCAACATTTATGTTCTATCAAAGTGTTCGCGATGATGATCTTGACGTTGCAGAATGGGAGAAATATCGGGATGCATTAGCGAAAAACGACTGGAACGCCCCCGAGCTTGATGAGGATGAGGAGCCCAAGAAGGAGACCCGCACAAGCATGGTCAAGAAAGCTCTGCGAGAGAAGTTTAGGACGATAGACACAGATGACACTGTAGACCACTTGGGCGACACGATATTCGATTTCTTAAAGGATGATCGAGAAGTCACAGATCCTGAAGTGAAGGCCAATCTAGAACGGAAGAAGCAGCTCTTACAGGAAGTTCACATGAGCTCAAAGGGTAAGAAGTTGCCATTAGTGCAATTCTTCCAGCCCGACAATACCACCAGAACAGTTTTAGTTCGAGAAGAGGCATGGGCTATCGAGGACGAAAATGAGAAGCCTCTAGTAACGAGAGTTCAATTGCCACTCATGCTTGCATGGGCCTTGTCCATTCATAAATCTCAAGGCCAAACACTAAACAAAGTGAAAGTGGATCTCAGACGTGTTTTTGAAAAGGGCCAAGCGTATGTGGCCCTTTCTAGAGCGGTATCTAGAGGCGGCTTACAGGTGTTGAACTTTGACAAAGAAAAGATCCAAGCGCACAGTAAAGTCGTTGAGTTTTATGATAGTCTTGTCAGCGCCAACGACGCGGtgaaaatgcgcaaagaCGTTCAACGGAAAATATCTTTTCCAATAACCAAGTCTAAAGCACCCAATGCACCAACGCTCCCACTTGCACCTCAATTACGAGGAAACTCCATAATAACCCTTTTAGAGCGGTCAAACAAAAATAGCGGTAGGTCGCTGTCGCAGAAGTTTAGTTATGTTCCATCTCAGTCAAACAACCAGGCTCCGAGCCCTTAGATTACATACAAGCATAGCCTACATTCATAAATTGGTTATAAACCACTACTTACCTGGAGAACATTTTACTTGCCTTCACCAATTGCCCATTTAATGCCATCGGAAAGAAAGTTTGATACACTGGACGAAACCTGTTGCACGATTTCCTTTCTCAAGTGCTTAGGGTTAGTACTATTATTTGAAAGAGAATAGACGTCTCGTACATCAGTGCGGGTGGataattccagctccaatcCACTCCATGTTGATACAACTGCTTCAACATCCTCCACAGGGCAGATATGCAAAAGCCTGCTCAAAACTTCCATTTGCAGATAAATGATTTCTGTTGGCACTTCATTATCTGGCCAAGTGGGATCAATATATTTGCCAACCTGGAATATTGTTGACCAATGCTCTCCCAAACCATCATGGTTCTCGAGCAGTTCGATGACCTTATCATATGCAAACTTGAATTCCATATTTGCCAATGCACAATCAATGTGACAGACTAGCAAACGGGTATATTCACTTGTGTACTTTGGATCATGAGGCTGCAGTTGCAATCCCTCATATAATTGCTTGAGGATTTCGAAAGTCGTTTCAACGTCACGGTACAGACTGGGATTCGTTTCTAGCAGTTTGCTTATGATTCTGAATGGATCATCTTTGAGATCCAATATATGCGATGGTCTGAAGGGTTGTCCACGTGAGTAGCTTAGCGAATACTTTGCCAAGGCGTCTGCGACATCAAGAAGAGTCTCAAGATAATAATAGTCCTTTTTGGGCAGTAAGCGAAGATTGTTCCTCGCCTTTGTCATTTCTGGCCGGTCCCTGGACCCATTTGGTGCGCTGTTGAAAAAGCGCCAAAAGTACTTCAAAATGACCGATTTTTCGACCTGGAAACCTGCCTGGAGAGAGAAGTCGTGCAGCAACGTAAATTCACTGAGAGACAGCAGTGTTTCGATAATTGCAGATTCTTGATTCTCCTTCGTTAATTTTGGGTACAATTTAGATGAGCTTAATAAAAATTGTAGTGTCTGGACAGATGGCGATTCAGCCAATAAATAATGGCTGATGGAGTTAAATGATGCCAGCTGCGCCAACTCATCTGCATTCGCTAAGGAACGCATTGATTTCAGACTATAGTTATTGGCAGCATCCATGTACTTTGTGTACTCGATCAGGTCCTTCACTGAGACACCGTCAGAAAGCGTCACCGTCTCGTCAATGAGTAAGAGCAATCCATAGAGTTCCCGAGGCAAGTCCGGCAATGGAATTTCAGCCAAGCTTTCACCCCGGTCATACAGCAATTGAAGCAGTTTCCGGTCGAATACCTTCTTCTTCCCGGGCTGTTCCGCAAACAGGGGACGTACAGTCTTGGTCATGTATTTGAGAAACTCAAAGTTCTCAAGCGTCGTCAGGGGGAACTGTTCCGGCGTGAGGAAGACATCCAAAAACTCCTGGTAGGCCTGTTTGAATGTCACATATGGCACCACTTCATGCAGAAGCACAGCCCGGTGCACCGCAGGCTCATCACTGCGGGGCTCAACAAACAACTCCAGCGCCTCTGCTGGCGTCAGCTGTTCGAAAGCACTCACCAAGAGCGGCCGGGAAATGCTGCAGTTTGCGTGTGCCAGCGGCCGAAGAATGCCCCGTTCCCATGCCGTCACTGCTGCGCAGCGGCCACCGCGCCGCAAGCGCCGTATGATGCCCGAATGGAAGAGTACGTCCGGTTCCACCTCGTTGACTAGCACGGTCCGTGCCCGCGCAAAGGTACCCGCGCAGTCGGCTACATCCACTGCTACACTGTGTGCCTCCAACCGCGAGCGGACGTGGCTTCGCAGCATCTCTGCCCGCCCCCTAACAACATCCGCATCCGCATCCACCAAAGCCTGCAGTTCCGCCTCGCTATTTATCAGTTCAAATTCTAGTTCCCCTGTTGACTGCCGCTCCCGCTCGATGCCCTCGTACACAAACCACAGCCGCTCCGGGTCGTCTACTTCTGGCCAAAACACGCATATCACTTCTAGCACTTCCTGAACACTTAATTCACTATCATATACAACACACTTTTCTACCCTTTCGACATCCCCTCGTGTTGCAAGGACACTTAGTAAGATGTAGAGCCTATCTTTGAGCATTACGGTGTCCTGTTTCATACACTTCTAGGTCTTAATGGAGTATGTATCAAAGTATCACTAAATTTTTGGTTATGGTTTTTCACTATACATCGATGCCTTAACTAACAATTAACAAGTGAAGCTATCCAAGACAGCTACTGTGCTCAAGCGACGGTCGAAGGTTACAGCATGATTACACAAGACCAAATGCAGCAAGTGCAAAAGCGCTTGGCAGTTTATCAACAGGGGAGTTACTTTGCATCATACCTATCATCCGTTGGACAAGTACATGAGCTATGCCAAGCCATCTTGCTGGGGCAGCTCGACGAGGAGCACGCATTCTCTCAAGAGGCAGTACAGAGACTGCGGGATGACATCAAGGTCAAGTACTTGGAGAATAAGATTATGATAGAAAGCGACAAGCTGCGCACGGATCTGCAGGACAGCGCGGTGGAGACGGGAGTCGGGCTACTGAAAGAGCGGCTGCCAGAGCGTATGGCCGCTGTGGAGGAGCTTGCCAAGGAAATGGAAGTACGGAATGCGCGGTTGCGACAGATGACGAGAGATGTGGAGGCGTTCAACAGAGAAACCCGGCAGCTCGCGACGAACGCGACGACGTTGCGCTGGGAGCGCAAGGAGTGGGAAAACCTGCTGGGGGTCGAGGAATTCGGCCGGCTGCTCGAATCTGGCATATTCCAACAGGAGCGCAGCGGTCTCTATCTGGTCAAGGAGCGGTTGTTTGAGGGTGAGGATGAGCTGCAGCGCATCAACGCGCTCATGAAGGCGGACATTGAGCGGCTGAGCCGCGAGCTACAGCAATACCAAGCCCGCTGGCTACAGAATGCCGGGGTGCTCGAGCGGATCGGCCAGATCCTGGAACAGGAGACTCTCCTGCGGAAGGGAGGGCAGGCTAGCGATGATGTAGACATGGATGAAAATGATGGCAATGAAGAGGACGAAGAGGACGAGGCTGACGACGAGAGCTTTGCGCGCCGGCTTGacggcagcggcagcagcgatAACGAGCTGGATCACGAGTCTGAAGCGATGGACACCTCGGAAAGCGAGTCGGATATGGAGTCACAGAAGCTGGAAGAGGAACGACCGGCATCCGATGCGCAGCTGTCGAACGCGGAGGAAGACAGTGCGAAGGCAGGCAGCGAGGGGCTGGATGGGTCTAGTGAGCCACGCGGTTCACCGGCGCTAGCAGATCCGGGCACACACAGGGAGGACAGCCCAGACCAGTCCGATACATAGTGCGATGCTGCAGACGCGGCGTCCTGGCAGTCCTTAATGGATGAACACTCATTTATATTATAAGGGTAATCTTGTATACAAAAAATAACACTAAGTTTTGTATGGTGATGATTTAAAATACGTGGATTGGAGCTTTATTGGTTAAATTTACACAGTTTCCAAGATTTCGTCCTTGAAACCACCAGCAACCTTCTTACCCTTCTCCTCGCCAGAAGATTCGCCGTGCAAGGTCATCAAAGCACCCAAGTCGAACTTTGGCTGCTTCAACAACTTGACCTTTCTAATGTGCACGTTTTGCAATGGGAAGATGTCCTTGGTAGCGTTCTCGATCTCCTTGTTGATGACCTCTGGGATCAACTTGGAAGTCAACTGAGCCAAAGTGGCGTTCTGGACCTCTCTGGTTAGGATCTCGGAAATAACCTTTCTGATGGCTCTGATGTGAGAGGACTGCGCGTACGAGGTCTTCTTGATCTGGTTAGACTGTCTTCTGGTGAAGGCAATGGCGAAGACTCTCAAGACGTAGTCGTCAGCGGTCTTGACAGTGACGTTAGCCTCAATCAAGGTTTGccactttctgaccatcgaTCTCAACTTGTCGGTGGTGAAGTCCAAACCGTGGAAGTTGGTCAATAGGTTCTTGCCCTGGACCTCGTCAACTCTCAACTTGACCTTTCTGAAAGAGTGATCCTCAGAACCCTGTAGGTCGGCCAAGCACACCTCGACGACACGGCCCTTCAAGAAGTCAGCTGCGTTCTTCAAACCGGTGGACTTGTTGACCAAGGTCTTACCGACGTTTCTGTTCTCGAAGGTGGATGGGGCCTTAATGTCGTACCATTCCTTTCTGGTGAATGGGTCAACGaccttcttcttcaaaCCCTTCTTGCCCTTTGACAATCTCTTGTTCTTACCAACAGCCATCGTCGATGATTGGGAGCTTGTATAGTATGTTCAAACCTACAGGAAGTGCTCTTTCTATATACTGTTCAGTATAACAGTGCTATATTCTACAAATTTTCCACACATGCCGGAcgctccagctgcgcaccgctgctggcgcgctCGCTGTTCCTCCGCCCATTGCTCCGCCTGGCCGCCCAGCCGGCCGCCTACACCGCCCAGCGTAGACCGGGGAGCCCGCCCAGCACGGCCCACCCGCCAAGAAAACCATCATGTGGGTGCATGGGTGCCGATGTATGGGTGCCAGTCACGACGATTATCTGGTCATGTGACTATATTCGTTTGTACGAGTGTTGATCACGGGCGCCCCATCTGGTGCTGAATCACGTAGAAGGTGGATTGACAGATATATTGTTGGATACGGGAAGACTATTGAGGTGGCATATGATAGGGGGAGTGTAAGATGGCCAGTGAGAACACAATCCCGCAGCTGAAGAATGAGGTAAAGATAAAGATCGGGCTTATAGGCGATGCACAGGTGGGGAAGACCTCATTAATGGTGAAATACGTGCAGAATGTGTTTGATGAGGAGTACACTCAAACACTTGGAGTACATTATCTGGAGCGGAAGATCAATTTAGGGTCAACGGACGTTATTTTTTCAATTATGGATCTAGGGGGGCAGCGAGAGTTCATCAATATGCTGCCGCTGGTGTCGAACCGTGCGGTCGCAATTATATTTTTGTTTGACCTGACGCGGCCGGAGACGCTCACGTCAATCCGCGAATGGTACCGACAAGCACGCGGGTTCAACGAGACAGCGAtcccgctgctggtggGCACCAAGTACGATCTATTTGTCAACCTAGACGTGGCCTACCAGGAGGAACTGTCGAAGACGAGCATGCGGTACGCACAGGTCATGGGCGCCCCGCTGGTGTTCTGTTCGACTGCATCGTCAATCAATGTCCAGAAGATCTTCAAGGTTATCATAGCCAAGGCGTTCAACCTGACGCTGCGTATACCGGAGATAAAGGACATGGGGGACCCGTTACTAATATACAAGAGCCTGGGGAATGCGCCGCAGAGGGTGCCCTCCGAATACACGCATCATGGACGTTATCGACAACCAGAACACATACGGAATATGGCGGAGCAATAAGCCTGCTAACAAATGGGATCGGCACAGCGGCAGGTGGAGAATAATAATGGCGTCAATCAGCGAGCAACATTACGTTATGTAGCTTATATATCTACTTGACTGCGCAAAAACTTTGGTTACATGATAGTAAAGTGCTCGGACACTGGAATTATTTGCCTTGCTGTGCGCTTCATACACGCAAGGTTGATAGATCATCACCGTCTGGCATCAAAGTGTCTTTAGCACCTCATCCTCCATGATGTTCCTGCAGACCTCTTCGAAAGAGATGTTGAGCTTGATGGCACACATCCTCTCATTCTTGAGGTTCTGTTTAATAATGATGCCGGTTTCGACGAGTTGGTCGATCAGATAATCCCAAGATATTATACGTAATTGTTCGTTTTCCTCTTCGTCGTTGTCCCCCACAAATAGTACGCGCTTCATCTCCAATATGTACTTATTTTTGCCATTGACCTCCAACAGAAGCCTAATCTCATCCACAATATCACCCAGAGTCTGCTCGTGGGCTCCCGATTTTTTAATAAGGTTCACAAGGGCATAAAGGAAGAGCTTGCTCGTAAAAGACATCCGCCGCAAGTACGTATCGGTGGGTGAGGTTATCGTCTCTTGCAGAGCCTTGGTAATATGATGTATTTCTACCTTTTGTAACTCCTCTGACGTAGGTTGGAAAGCCGAGGTTCGCTGCTGGGCCTGTCCATCAAAAGCATAACCATGTTTTTCCATATAATCTTGCTCGGCTATCTCAACCGCGCGTTTACAGACTTTTAGGGCCCTTCTAGCATCGCCACTGACACTAGCAATCTTCCTTGAAGCAATTTCAACGGCATCTTCACTTATCTTTAATCGTACTTTTTGTAACTTAGAAACATCTTTCGGCAGTTGGGTAGTGTCCCCATCTTGAATGAGATATGAGTTGCCCGTTTCCGGGTCAACATAAAAATGACTGTCATTCAGATCCATCAACCGCAGGTTTATAATTGTCTTTAACTCTTCATGGGTATAGCCCGTGAACATAATTCTCGTAAACCCTATTCTAGAGGATACCTTGTTGCCCAACTGTCTTTCTGGTAGGTCCATCGTGTTAGCTACAGCAACCACAACAAATTTTGAGTTTTCGTATGTCGTCCAATTAAAGAAGTTATACATGACATCCTGATTCTTCGTCACGAGAGCGTCTAATTCATCCAATAGAACAACCACTGGGCGTTTTTTGGTTTGAGGTACCTCTTTAAAATAATACTCTAAAGATTCCATGGCTGCACCCGACGTAAGAGTACTTCCGGATATCTTTTTCCATAGTACTTCGTAACTATCACTAGCCTTCACCATCTTTAAACCATTTATTTCAATATATTGAAACTGAGGAAGCTCCTTTCTGTCAGATGAGATG encodes the following:
- the LSM3 gene encoding U4/U6-U5 snRNP complex subunit LSM3 (Syntenic homolog of Saccharomyces cerevisiae YLR438C-A (LSM3)), translated to MSDTPLDLLRLNLDERVYVKLRGARKLSGTLQAFDSHCNIVLSDAEETIYQLIDGELKSETKSSEMVFVRGDSVTLVTAAADE
- the MRPL4 gene encoding mitochondrial 54S ribosomal protein uL29m (Syntenic homolog of Saccharomyces cerevisiae YLR439W (MRPL4)) yields the protein MENYYTLSGNQEGVASCYRIAEDSEGVISMWVFQRGLHSSRSVLARTRYTKPKPKPPRRSKVRAPTQTTHHDTDLKVTAPIPPAAANLECNPEHPLWQFFDGGRFMRSAEELDDKSRPWTVPELRRKSFDDLHSLWYACLKERNILAREMHLRRNMQEEGSAHAQLDERVRTTMWRIRHVLSERDWAYRLAHAELGTQQAPLLREVEEAFLAVPEAEDGEAFDMLARLQRAVFGISEYIEENLVDRRFVDGLKYIATLKLRRFAPRDAAVEQLLQASEGGITDAGEAFVIFTAENTLADVKEAADAVNELREQGNKVDRYEEIATVAQYLKKLANAKKVAA
- the OGG1 gene encoding 8-oxoguanine glycosylase OGG1 (Syntenic homolog of Saccharomyces cerevisiae YML060W (OGG1)) — its product is MKFNRLIFPKGEIVLDHVLQCGQAFRWIWNHEKRYYSASMLLNDKLGYRIIVLKQPDQCSIEFSVAGNKDDDCSGAARQWLMRYLRMEVNLEALLAEWQKADTRFIGKTHRGVRILRQEPWETLCSFICSSNNNIGRITKMCHALCSQYGSFLGELDGTPYYSFPTSKQLMEGASEDALRDLGFGYRAKYIMAAAEWMDSSKPAHMSDTEHLESWLDMISREEIRQRFMEVPGVGPKVADCVCLMGMQMDDHVPVDVHINRIAQRDYKFNASAAKIAALKARYKDLPSVRKKLNMELELVREMFIQKWGPYAGWAQGVLFAQEINKSDTATKQGPASNQEVAVAKRKVEEKDFLHEAGSEAAVVEVALDGVEFSASGRPLRTASKRIRYST
- the PIF1 gene encoding DNA helicase PIF1 (Syntenic homolog of Saccharomyces cerevisiae YML061C (PIF1)), whose product is MLKYCRQLKTLHALQVRGTIHAGSKSYLVMKNRLEGSWAFNSDAKRFKHDGSMVQELEGEGKRGNASVLEEAWDTSGDDDILQHIAALEERRGEPDPSMCSGVASGTRLEVQMQRTEAEIKQSKEAPEPLIELPDVQILGSKTVDSKESIKNSAAGTQELAFLTQRPTLHEHISADQPQASDQRPSASPKRVQCFMLSDEQRNVLKLAEEGTNIFYTGSAGTGKSILLRELIKKLKTVHGRQGAVAVTASTGLAACNIGGITVHSFAGIGLGNSPKENLLKKVKRSRKHVQRWQNCKCLIIDEISMIDGELLDKLDYIARKIKKSKAPFGGIQLILCGDFFQLPPVTRDNQQPNFAFDSEAWKQAITATIVLTRVYRQQGDTKFIQMLNDMRLGKISEETEAEFRKLSRPLVTDDIIPAQLFSTRVEVERANGSQLAKLPGKRRAYNAIDGGDLSDEELKQRLLANFLAPKRLELKVGAQVMNIKNFDDTLVNGSLGKVIDFIDEATFMFYQSVRDDDLDVAEWEKYRDALAKNDWNAPELDEDEEPKKETRTSMVKKALREKFRTIDTDDTVDHLGDTIFDFLKDDREVTDPEVKANLERKKQLLQEVHMSSKGKKLPLVQFFQPDNTTRTVLVREEAWAIEDENEKPLVTRVQLPLMLAWALSIHKSQGQTLNKVKVDLRRVFEKGQAYVALSRAVSRGGLQVLNFDKEKIQAHSKVVEFYDSLVSANDAVKMRKDVQRKISFPITKSKAPNAPTLPLAPQLRGNSIITLLERSNKNSGRSLSQKFSYVPSQSNNQAPSP
- the SEC39 gene encoding Sec39p (Syntenic homolog of Saccharomyces cerevisiae YLR440C (SEC39)), with product MKQDTVMLKDRLYILLSVLATRGDVERVEKCVVYDSELSVQEVLEVICVFWPEVDDPERLWFVYEGIERERQSTGELEFELINSEAELQALVDADADVVRGRAEMLRSHVRSRLEAHSVAVDVADCAGTFARARTVLVNEVEPDVLFHSGIIRRLRRGGRCAAVTAWERGILRPLAHANCSISRPLLVSAFEQLTPAEALELFVEPRSDEPAVHRAVLLHEVVPYVTFKQAYQEFLDVFLTPEQFPLTTLENFEFLKYMTKTVRPLFAEQPGKKKVFDRKLLQLLYDRGESLAEIPLPDLPRELYGLLLLIDETVTLSDGVSVKDLIEYTKYMDAANNYSLKSMRSLANADELAQLASFNSISHYLLAESPSVQTLQFLLSSSKLYPKLTKENQESAIIETLLSLSEFTLLHDFSLQAGFQVEKSVILKYFWRFFNSAPNGSRDRPEMTKARNNLRLLPKKDYYYLETLLDVADALAKYSLSYSRGQPFRPSHILDLKDDPFRIISKLLETNPSLYRDVETTFEILKQLYEGLQLQPHDPKYTSEYTRLLVCHIDCALANMEFKFAYDKVIELLENHDGLGEHWSTIFQVGKYIDPTWPDNEVPTEIIYLQMEVLSRLLHICPVEDVEAVVSTWSGLELELSTRTDVRDVYSLSNNSTNPKHLRKEIVQQVSSSVSNFLSDGIKWAIGEGK
- the MFT1 gene encoding Mft1p (Syntenic homolog of Saccharomyces cerevisiae YML062C (MFT1)); amino-acid sequence: MITQDQMQQVQKRLAVYQQGSYFASYLSSVGQVHELCQAILLGQLDEEHAFSQEAVQRLRDDIKVKYLENKIMIESDKLRTDLQDSAVETGVGLLKERLPERMAAVEELAKEMEVRNARLRQMTRDVEAFNRETRQLATNATTLRWERKEWENLLGVEEFGRLLESGIFQQERSGLYLVKERLFEGEDELQRINALMKADIERLSRELQQYQARWLQNAGVLERIGQILEQETLLRKGGQASDDVDMDENDGNEEDEEDEADDESFARRLDGSGSSDNELDHESEAMDTSESESDMESQKLEEERPASDAQLSNAEEDSAKAGSEGLDGSSEPRGSPALADPGTHREDSPDQSDT